ACGCGAGCTGCAACGTCTCGGCGCGGCCAACGTGCTCGTGCCCGAGAGCGGGGCCGACAGCGAAGCGCTGCTGGCCTTGCCGCAGCTCGCCGATCTGCGCGGCCGCTCGGTGCTCATTTTTCGCGGCGTGGGCGGGCGCGAGTTGCTCGGCGATACGCTCGTGCGCCACGGCGCCAGGGTGGAATACGCCGAATGCTATCGACGCACGCGCCCGCAGGCCGACGTTCAGATGTTGCTGCGCGCATGGACCCAGGGCGAAATCCATGCCGTCACCGTCACCAGCAGCGAAGGCCTGAGCAACCTGTTCGACATGCTGGGCACCCTTGGGCGCCATTGGCTGCGCAAGACGGCTCTGTTCGTGCCGCACGAACGCATCGCCGCGCGTGCCCGCGACCTCGGCATCGCGGACGTGGTTGTCGCCGACCCGGGCGACGAGGCGATGGTCGGTGCGATCGCCCGCTACCTCGGCTTGGGCTCGTAGAATAGGGACCATGAGCGAGCAGCCCACGACCGAGCATTCGACACCGCCGCAAACCGCCGCCGAAGGATCTCCGGCAAGCGCCGCCGACTCGCGCCCGCGCGCGAATCGCGATCTTGGCCGAGTCGGCGCGGTGCCCGTGGGCGTGCTGCTCGCCGTCATCTTCGCCGCCGCGGGCATTGTCGGCTGGCAGTGGTACGACACGCGTAACCAGGTGGCCGCGCTGGAGGAAGAGCTCGCGCGCCGGCTCACCGAAGGCGATACGCGCAACAAGCTGGCGCTCGAGACGGTGCAGGAGCTGCGAGCGCGCGTGCGCGAGGTGGAAGGGCAGGTGACCACGCTCGAAGGCGGGCTCGCCGAATCGCAGAGCCAGCAAGTCGCGCTCGAGGCGATGTATCAGCAACTGTCGCGCGGCAGCGACGAATGGGCGCTGGCCGAGATCGAGCAGACGCTCAACATCGCCGCGCAGCAGCTGCAACTTGCCGGCAACGTGAAGGCCGCCTTGCTCGCGCTGCAGACCGCCGACGCTCGCCTGCAGCGCGTCGACCGGCCGCAGCTCGCGCCGCTGCGTAAGGTGATCGAGCGCGACATCGACCGGCTGCAACGCTCGCCCTTCGTCGACGTGGTCGGGATCACGGTCAAGATCGACAACCTGATGGACGCCATCGGCACCCTGCCGATTGCGATGCAGCAGCGCCCCCCGCCCGAGCCGCTGCCGCAGGCCGTGGAGGAAGCCAATCCGTTCAGGCGCCTGGCACGCGAGATGTGGCAGGACCTGCGCAGCCTCGTCCGCATCCAGACGGTCGAGCGGCCCGAGTTGCCGTTGATCGATCCGGGGCAGGAGTTCTTCCTGCGCGAGAATCTCAAACTGCGGCTGTTGTCGGCGCGAATCGCCTTGCTGCAGCGGGACGGCAAGTCCTATCGCAACGATCTCGCCGAGGCGCTGCAATGGGTCCAGCGCTTCTACGACACCCGCCATCCCAGTCTTTCCGGGGCGATGACGACGCTCAAGCAACTTGCCCAGGTCGACGTCGCCATCGATGTGCCGGACATCGATGCGAGCTTGAACGCGGTGCGCGACTACAAGCTCACGCGCGAGCAGGGAGCGCGCTAGGTGCGCGCGCTGTTCTGGGTTCTGCTGCTCGCCGCTCTCGCGGTCGCGATCACGCTGGCCGCGCGCTACAACGCCGGCTACGTGCTGCTGGTGCTGCATCCTTACCGGGTCGAGCTCTCGCTCAACTTCCTGATCGCGCTGATGCTGATCGGTTTCGCCGCGCTCTACGCCCTGCTGCGGGCGCTGGCGCACGCGCTGCGGCTGCCCAACCAGGTGCGCCGGTTTCGCGAGCGCCGCCGGCTCGAGCGCGCCGCCGACTCGCTGTACGCCGCGCTGCGCGCGTATTTCGAGGGCCGCTATGCCCAGGCGGAAAAGGTTGCCGCCCAATCCATCGAGCTGAAGGAGCACAGCGGGCTCGCGGCGGTGATTGCGGCGCGCGCGGCGCACGAGCTGCGCGCCTTCGAGCGGCGCGATTCGTACCTTGCCCGCTCGGCCTACTACCACGACGCCGATCAGACCATGCGCATCGTGGCGCAGGCGGAGCTGATGCTGCACGCGCGCCAATACCAGGCGGCGCTTGCCGCCCTGGAACGGTTGCCGCGCAAGCATACGGCGGCGCTGCGCCTGGAGTTGAAGGCCCAGCAACAGGCACGCAACTGGGACCGCTATCTCGAGCTCGTCAGCCAGCTCGAGCGCGCGCAGGCGCTCGACGAGACGCAGGCAGCGGAGCTGCGCCGGCACGCGATCGGCGAGAACATCGCGCGCAAGGCGCGCGACGCGGACGAGCTGCGCGAGTACTGGCAGCGGCTCGCTGCGCGCGAGCGCCAGGATGTCAAGATCGCCGCGTGCGCCGCGCATGCGTTCGCCCGCCTGCGCTTGTTCGACGAGGCGCTCACGCTCGTCCAACAAAGTCTCGAGCGCAATTGGGATAGCGAGCTGGTGGCGCTGTATGGCGTCTGCAGCGCATCCGACCCGCGGCGCCAGATCGAGCGCGCCGAAGGCTGGCTGCGGGCCCATCCGACCGATCCCGCGCTGTTGCTGGCGCTCGGCCGGTTATGCGCGCGCAGTCAACTGTGGGGCAAGGCGAAGAGTTACATCGAGGCGAGCCTGTCGCTGGAGCAGAGCTTCCAGGCCCACATCGAGCTCGCGCGTCTGCACGAGGGCCTGGGCGAAGCCGATGCCGCGCAGTCCCACTACCAGGCGAGCTTGCGGCTCGCCGAACACGAGATCGAGCCGCGACCGCAGTTGCCGCTCATGCCGGCGCCGGCGGCGGAGCCGACGCAGGCGTGAAGGCGTCGGAGAAGAATTCTTCTTCCGGCAGGCCGCAGCGGAGAGTGAAGTCGGTGCGCGCGGCTTCCACCATGAGTGGATTGCCGCAGGCGTAGACCTGGTGGGCGGAGAGATCCGGGTAGTCGGCCATGACCGCGCGGTGCACCAGGTCGAGCCGGCCGCTCCAGTCATCCTCGATGCTCGGCTCGGACAATACCGGCACGTAGCCGAAACCCGGGTGCTCGGCTACCCACTGCTCGGCGAGCGCGTTCATGTACAGGTCCGAGCGCCGTCGTCCGCCCCAATACAGGCGGATGGGACGCGTGGTTCCGACGTGAAAGACGTGCTCGACGATCGCCTTGATGGGCGCGAACCCGGTTCCGCTTGCGAGCAGGATGATCGGCTTGGCGCTCTCCTCGCGCAGGAAGAAGCTGCCATAGGGGCCTTCGAAGCGCAGGATGTCGCGCACCTTCATGCGCTCGAACACGTGGCACGAGAAG
This genomic interval from Betaproteobacteria bacterium contains the following:
- a CDS encoding uroporphyrinogen-III synthase; translation: MRFWPNWKRAAEVAQSGGGQENSSNLAGRGIVITRPRDQAHGLIALVKAAGGRPIAFPALEIVDALDSRALRALVDRLESFDLAIFVSPTAASRGLNLVRRRRELPPGLQLAAVGKGSARELQRLGAANVLVPESGADSEALLALPQLADLRGRSVLIFRGVGGRELLGDTLVRHGARVEYAECYRRTRPQADVQMLLRAWTQGEIHAVTVTSSEGLSNLFDMLGTLGRHWLRKTALFVPHERIAARARDLGIADVVVADPGDEAMVGAIARYLGLGS
- a CDS encoding uroporphyrinogen-III synthase, with the translated sequence MSEQPTTEHSTPPQTAAEGSPASAADSRPRANRDLGRVGAVPVGVLLAVIFAAAGIVGWQWYDTRNQVAALEEELARRLTEGDTRNKLALETVQELRARVREVEGQVTTLEGGLAESQSQQVALEAMYQQLSRGSDEWALAEIEQTLNIAAQQLQLAGNVKAALLALQTADARLQRVDRPQLAPLRKVIERDIDRLQRSPFVDVVGITVKIDNLMDAIGTLPIAMQQRPPPEPLPQAVEEANPFRRLAREMWQDLRSLVRIQTVERPELPLIDPGQEFFLRENLKLRLLSARIALLQRDGKSYRNDLAEALQWVQRFYDTRHPSLSGAMTTLKQLAQVDVAIDVPDIDASLNAVRDYKLTREQGAR
- a CDS encoding heme biosynthesis protein HemY; the protein is MRALFWVLLLAALAVAITLAARYNAGYVLLVLHPYRVELSLNFLIALMLIGFAALYALLRALAHALRLPNQVRRFRERRRLERAADSLYAALRAYFEGRYAQAEKVAAQSIELKEHSGLAAVIAARAAHELRAFERRDSYLARSAYYHDADQTMRIVAQAELMLHARQYQAALAALERLPRKHTAALRLELKAQQQARNWDRYLELVSQLERAQALDETQAAELRRHAIGENIARKARDADELREYWQRLAARERQDVKIAACAAHAFARLRLFDEALTLVQQSLERNWDSELVALYGVCSASDPRRQIERAEGWLRAHPTDPALLLALGRLCARSQLWGKAKSYIEASLSLEQSFQAHIELARLHEGLGEADAAQSHYQASLRLAEHEIEPRPQLPLMPAPAAEPTQA
- a CDS encoding 2Fe-2S iron-sulfur cluster binding domain-containing protein, translated to MSCNVTIRPSGHRFTMDADETVLAAALREGFNLPYGCRNGACGTCKGRLLAGKVDYGDYQSTALSEAERANGLALFCCARPLGDVEIECREVGAAKDIQIRKMPCRVERMERAAEDVMVVQLRLPQSERLQYLAGQYVDIIMKDGQRRSFSMANAPHADELLQLHIRNYGGTFSCHVFERMKVRDILRFEGPYGSFFLREESAKPIILLASGTGFAPIKAIVEHVFHVGTTRPIRLYWGGRRRSDLYMNALAEQWVAEHPGFGYVPVLSEPSIEDDWSGRLDLVHRAVMADYPDLSAHQVYACGNPLMVEAARTDFTLRCGLPEEEFFSDAFTPASAPPPAPA